The following are encoded together in the Luteolibacter rhizosphaerae genome:
- a CDS encoding arylesterase: MTSWKGLLVLLLVTVGALFSASAQNANGGKMRIVILGDSITAGYGLDPQEAYPALLQQKIDAAALPYTVSNAGVSGDTTAGGLRRITWALGKEGADVLVIALGGNDGLRGIAPEQTEKNLQGIVDKAREKNSEMKIVIAAMQMPDNMGAEFTSKFREVFPKVATEKKAGLVPFLLEGVGGVDDLNQADRIHPTAEGQKKVADNVWKTLEPVLKVDKPVP; this comes from the coding sequence ATGACATCTTGGAAAGGCTTACTCGTGCTTCTGTTGGTGACCGTCGGCGCACTATTCTCCGCAAGCGCGCAGAATGCAAATGGCGGGAAAATGCGGATCGTGATTCTCGGTGACAGCATCACCGCCGGATACGGTCTGGACCCGCAGGAAGCGTACCCGGCGCTGCTTCAACAGAAGATCGATGCCGCCGCTCTGCCCTACACCGTATCGAATGCCGGGGTGAGCGGGGATACTACCGCGGGTGGACTGCGGAGGATCACCTGGGCGCTTGGCAAAGAGGGGGCGGATGTTCTGGTCATCGCCTTGGGCGGGAATGACGGGTTGCGCGGGATCGCGCCGGAGCAGACCGAGAAGAACCTGCAGGGGATCGTGGACAAGGCGCGGGAGAAGAATTCCGAAATGAAGATCGTGATCGCGGCGATGCAGATGCCGGACAACATGGGCGCGGAATTCACGAGCAAGTTCCGCGAGGTCTTCCCGAAGGTGGCCACTGAGAAAAAGGCCGGTCTCGTGCCTTTCCTGCTGGAGGGCGTGGGCGGGGTGGACGATTTGAACCAAGCCGACCGGATCCACCCGACCGCCGAGGGCCAGAAGAAGGTAGCCGATAACGTGTGGAAAACGCTCGAGCCGGTGCTGAAGGTGGACAAGCCGGTGCCCTAG
- a CDS encoding Minf_1886 family protein: MKALQFEQAVESILKRDKRYDPLAYLFLKEALDFTLKRAADTNNGEGRHVSGVELCEGFRDLAIQEFGPMAATLMTEWGLRESKDIGEMVFHLIEEQMFGRQESDTREDFVGAFDFDDAFILPFQPKKLREQAMAL; this comes from the coding sequence ATGAAGGCCCTCCAGTTCGAGCAAGCAGTCGAATCGATTCTCAAGCGCGACAAGCGCTACGATCCCCTTGCCTACCTTTTTCTGAAGGAGGCGCTCGATTTCACCCTGAAACGGGCGGCGGATACCAACAACGGTGAAGGTCGGCATGTCTCCGGAGTCGAGCTTTGCGAAGGCTTCCGTGACCTCGCGATCCAGGAGTTCGGCCCGATGGCCGCCACCCTGATGACCGAGTGGGGCCTGCGCGAAAGCAAGGACATCGGCGAGATGGTCTTCCACCTCATCGAGGAGCAGATGTTCGGTCGTCAGGAGAGCGACACCCGCGAGGACTTCGTCGGTGCCTTCGACTTCGACGACGCCTTCATCCTGCCCTTCCAGCCCAAGAAGCTGCGCGAGCAGGCGATGGCACTTTGA
- a CDS encoding CPXCG motif-containing cysteine-rich protein: MDTVLVQCPTCFESFEVVMPSPDELPTEVDYDCEICCRPMIIVFDESGAFARGLGD; encoded by the coding sequence ATGGATACCGTGCTGGTGCAGTGCCCGACCTGTTTCGAGAGCTTCGAGGTGGTGATGCCCTCGCCCGACGAGTTGCCGACGGAGGTGGACTACGACTGCGAGATCTGCTGCCGCCCGATGATCATCGTGTTCGATGAGTCGGGGGCATTTGCCCGGGGTCTCGGAGATTAG
- a CDS encoding glycosyltransferase produces MPKISIVMPFRNSAATLPEALASVRAQTFRDWELLAVDDRSTDDSAAIVAAVAAGDGRVTLLANKSSRGVVGASETAGWSAKGAWLARMDSDDISHPERLAWQWRMTEERPELDVIGCGVEILTPLGDGMARHVDWVNSLQGSREIANARFIENPLVHPSALMRKSAIAKAGGYREVPWAEDHDLWLRLLEGGSIFGKVSETLLQWRDSPGRLTRNDPRYGDTFRNKMRAHFLARMTRVKESGVVVAGAGPIGKAIAQELLMRGIAVKGFFEVHPRRIGEKIHGAEVKGLDEFGQQWREAVLLSAVGVPGAREDISRMALEQGREDGVDFWALC; encoded by the coding sequence ATGCCGAAGATTTCGATCGTCATGCCCTTCCGGAACTCCGCGGCGACGCTGCCGGAGGCGCTGGCGAGCGTGCGGGCCCAGACCTTCAGGGACTGGGAGCTGCTGGCGGTGGATGACCGCTCGACGGATGATTCGGCGGCAATCGTCGCGGCGGTGGCGGCCGGGGACGGGCGGGTGACGCTTCTCGCGAACAAATCCTCCCGCGGGGTGGTGGGTGCTTCGGAGACCGCCGGATGGTCGGCAAAGGGGGCTTGGCTGGCGCGGATGGATTCGGATGACATCAGCCACCCCGAACGGCTGGCGTGGCAGTGGCGGATGACGGAGGAGCGTCCGGAGCTGGATGTGATCGGCTGCGGCGTGGAGATTCTCACCCCGCTCGGCGATGGCATGGCGCGGCATGTGGACTGGGTAAACTCGCTCCAAGGCTCGCGTGAGATCGCGAATGCCCGCTTCATCGAGAACCCCTTGGTGCACCCCAGTGCCCTGATGCGGAAGTCCGCGATTGCGAAGGCCGGCGGCTATCGCGAGGTGCCTTGGGCGGAGGATCACGACCTATGGCTGCGCTTGCTGGAGGGCGGCTCGATCTTCGGCAAGGTTTCGGAAACACTGCTGCAGTGGCGGGATTCCCCGGGACGGCTGACGCGCAACGATCCGCGCTATGGCGATACCTTCCGGAACAAGATGCGGGCGCACTTCCTGGCACGGATGACGCGGGTGAAGGAGAGCGGCGTGGTTGTAGCGGGTGCGGGCCCTATCGGCAAAGCGATCGCGCAGGAGCTGCTGATGCGCGGGATCGCGGTGAAGGGTTTCTTCGAAGTCCACCCGCGTCGGATCGGCGAGAAGATCCACGGCGCGGAGGTGAAGGGGCTCGATGAATTCGGCCAGCAATGGCGCGAGGCGGTGCTGCTTTCGGCGGTGGGGGTGCCAGGCGCGCGGGAAGATATCAGCCGGATGGCGCTGGAGCAGGGTAGGGAGGATGGCGTCGATTTCTGGGCGCTGTGCTGA
- a CDS encoding SDR family oxidoreductase, producing MKIVVIGGTGLIGKKVVRSLLDLGHNAIAASPSTGVNTISGEGLAEAMAGADVVVDVANAPFFENQAVLEFFQIAGKNIVAAETAAGVKHHVALSVVGTDRLPDSGYFLAKLEQEKGIKEGGIPFTIVRATQFFEFVGAIAQAATREDVVRVSPALFQPIAADDVAAAVVDAALGAPLNGISEVAGPEKIGLAALVRRHLEATGDKREVIEDLQAGYFGTFVDDTSLTPGANPRLGSIRYDEWLSQALAAR from the coding sequence CTGAAGATCGTGGTGATCGGCGGGACCGGGCTGATCGGGAAGAAGGTGGTGAGAAGCCTGCTCGATCTCGGCCATAATGCGATCGCGGCTTCTCCGTCCACCGGGGTGAATACGATCAGCGGTGAAGGCCTCGCGGAAGCGATGGCCGGTGCGGATGTGGTGGTCGATGTGGCGAATGCACCCTTCTTCGAGAATCAGGCGGTGCTCGAGTTCTTCCAGATCGCGGGCAAGAACATCGTGGCGGCGGAGACCGCTGCGGGCGTGAAGCATCACGTGGCGCTCTCGGTGGTGGGCACCGACCGCTTGCCGGATAGCGGCTACTTCCTTGCGAAGCTGGAGCAGGAGAAGGGGATCAAGGAAGGCGGCATTCCGTTCACGATCGTGCGTGCCACCCAGTTCTTCGAGTTCGTCGGGGCTATCGCCCAAGCGGCCACCCGAGAGGATGTGGTGCGGGTCTCGCCGGCGCTCTTCCAGCCGATCGCGGCGGATGACGTGGCAGCGGCGGTGGTGGATGCCGCGCTGGGGGCACCGCTCAATGGCATCAGTGAAGTGGCAGGTCCGGAGAAGATCGGTCTCGCTGCGCTGGTCCGCCGTCATCTGGAGGCGACGGGAGACAAGCGCGAGGTGATCGAGGACCTGCAGGCCGGATACTTCGGCACCTTCGTGGACGACACGTCACTCACCCCCGGAGCAAATCCCCGGCTTGGGTCGATCCGCTACGACGAGTGGTTGAGCCAAGCACTGGCGGCCCGCTGA
- a CDS encoding cupin domain-containing protein, whose product MKTPIRIHILALASFGLSTAAEEPVKITEIFKREHPDQADKEILVKRIELQPGAEAPPHVHPGMVTGYVESGKLEFQLKGGPLLKLKTGDTFFEPAGSHHMVAKNPDNATKTVIIAFVVNPKGAPLSTPLENTGSH is encoded by the coding sequence ATGAAGACCCCAATTCGTATCCACATTCTCGCCCTCGCATCCTTCGGGCTCTCCACCGCGGCGGAAGAGCCGGTGAAGATCACCGAGATCTTCAAGCGCGAGCATCCCGATCAAGCGGACAAGGAGATCCTGGTCAAACGCATCGAGCTCCAGCCCGGCGCAGAAGCTCCGCCGCACGTGCACCCGGGGATGGTGACCGGCTATGTGGAGAGCGGGAAGCTGGAGTTCCAGCTGAAGGGCGGGCCGCTGCTGAAGTTGAAGACGGGCGACACCTTCTTCGAACCGGCGGGGAGCCATCACATGGTGGCGAAGAATCCGGATAACGCGACCAAGACGGTGATCATCGCCTTCGTCGTGAATCCGAAGGGCGCGCCGCTCTCCACACCGCTGGAGAACACCGGATCGCACTGA
- a CDS encoding DUF6797 domain-containing protein — protein sequence MNHASMRTILTTLALATAVPAYGQKWFEEMQIGPAWSNTFAATIDGKEQAAAVKGILIDVGGDMHALFDTETLRVVSIYKGFVHWGGTPWTGDHGKLVRIANEGENGFFTTAAGPGWADNSGNFADKRSKDLHGWGNLEHAKFKGHYRDGKKIVLAYEVNGALIYESFASAPNGVTRQFQVAPHKGALSFIAGGEATSASNTEAELAGGVTVAVGGKGVTLSKGKEGLVAKLSAANAPTTFTITYAKGGKAAAAEPVDLAAHTKGGEGIWKDAITTTGNTSSDKEAAWVTDSIGLPENNPWKSNIRFSGFDFIDEDTAAICTWNGDVWTVSGLKGDWSKFTWKRFASGLFEPLGLKVVDGVVMVHGRDQITKLHDLNKDGEADRFEAFFRDEAVSPNFHEFAFELQTDKAGNFYTCKASPVRGGGRGFDTIYPHHGTILKISPDGSKYQVIATGLRAPGGMAVGPNGEITTGENEGTWQPRCKINYFTPKQAPVFLGTEPSKHDVKKPFHEPLCYLPMEVDNSGGSQVWVPEGVDFGLKPGELIHLSYGQSALYRVLFSPAADGSMQGGVVKLPVSLGSSAMRARFHKDGSLFVCGLRGWQTNAAAETSFQRVRYNKGVTVPIPDKVELTKTGVRIHFEQSVDAELAADLESYSAERWNYVRGPQYGSGEFSVDKPDRDAEKVALEKEIRPSNHDKIEIKAARLSKDGQSVELDLDGHKPSDQLKVSWDLEDKDGEVIKGDYYGTYRKAGK from the coding sequence ATGAATCACGCATCCATGCGCACCATCCTGACCACCTTGGCCCTCGCCACCGCTGTGCCCGCTTACGGGCAGAAGTGGTTCGAGGAAATGCAAATCGGCCCCGCATGGAGCAACACCTTCGCCGCGACAATTGATGGCAAGGAGCAGGCAGCCGCGGTCAAGGGCATCCTCATCGACGTGGGTGGAGACATGCACGCCCTCTTCGACACCGAGACGCTGCGCGTCGTGTCCATCTACAAGGGCTTCGTCCACTGGGGCGGCACCCCTTGGACCGGCGATCACGGCAAGCTCGTGCGCATCGCCAATGAAGGCGAGAACGGCTTCTTCACCACCGCCGCCGGTCCCGGCTGGGCGGACAATTCCGGCAACTTCGCCGACAAGCGCTCCAAGGATCTCCACGGCTGGGGCAACCTCGAGCACGCGAAATTCAAGGGCCACTACCGCGACGGCAAGAAGATCGTGCTCGCCTACGAAGTGAACGGCGCGCTGATCTACGAATCCTTCGCCTCCGCCCCGAACGGCGTGACCCGCCAGTTCCAGGTCGCCCCGCACAAGGGCGCCCTCAGCTTCATCGCCGGTGGCGAAGCCACTTCCGCGAGCAACACCGAGGCCGAGCTGGCCGGTGGCGTGACGGTCGCCGTGGGCGGTAAGGGCGTGACCCTCTCGAAGGGCAAGGAAGGCCTGGTCGCGAAGCTCTCCGCCGCGAACGCTCCCACCACCTTCACCATCACCTACGCCAAGGGTGGCAAGGCCGCCGCGGCCGAGCCCGTGGATCTGGCCGCCCACACCAAGGGCGGCGAGGGCATCTGGAAGGACGCCATCACCACCACCGGCAACACTTCCTCCGACAAGGAAGCCGCCTGGGTCACCGACAGCATCGGCCTGCCGGAGAACAATCCGTGGAAGTCGAACATCCGCTTCAGCGGCTTCGACTTCATCGATGAAGACACCGCCGCGATCTGCACCTGGAACGGCGACGTCTGGACCGTCTCCGGCCTGAAGGGCGACTGGAGCAAGTTCACCTGGAAGCGCTTCGCCTCCGGCCTCTTCGAGCCGCTCGGCCTGAAGGTCGTCGATGGCGTCGTGATGGTTCACGGCCGCGACCAGATCACCAAGCTGCACGACCTGAACAAGGACGGCGAAGCCGACCGCTTCGAAGCCTTCTTCCGCGATGAAGCCGTCTCGCCGAACTTCCACGAGTTCGCTTTCGAACTGCAAACCGACAAGGCCGGTAACTTCTACACCTGCAAGGCCTCCCCGGTCCGCGGCGGTGGTCGCGGCTTCGACACCATCTACCCGCACCACGGCACGATCCTGAAGATCTCCCCGGACGGCTCGAAGTATCAGGTCATCGCGACCGGCCTGCGCGCTCCCGGCGGCATGGCCGTGGGCCCGAACGGTGAGATCACCACCGGCGAGAACGAAGGCACCTGGCAGCCGCGCTGCAAGATCAACTACTTCACGCCCAAGCAGGCTCCCGTCTTCCTCGGCACCGAGCCCAGCAAGCACGATGTGAAGAAGCCCTTCCACGAGCCGCTCTGCTACCTGCCGATGGAAGTGGACAACTCCGGCGGCTCCCAGGTCTGGGTGCCGGAAGGCGTGGACTTCGGCCTGAAGCCGGGTGAACTCATCCACCTTTCCTACGGTCAATCCGCGCTCTACCGCGTGCTCTTCTCCCCCGCTGCCGATGGCTCCATGCAAGGCGGCGTGGTGAAGCTGCCGGTGAGCCTGGGCTCCTCCGCCATGCGCGCCCGCTTCCACAAGGATGGCTCGCTCTTCGTCTGCGGTCTCCGCGGCTGGCAGACCAATGCCGCAGCCGAGACCTCCTTCCAGCGCGTCCGCTACAACAAGGGCGTGACCGTGCCGATCCCGGACAAGGTGGAACTCACCAAGACCGGCGTGCGCATCCACTTCGAGCAATCCGTGGATGCCGAGCTGGCCGCCGATCTGGAAAGCTACAGCGCCGAGCGCTGGAACTACGTGCGCGGCCCGCAATACGGCTCCGGCGAGTTCTCCGTGGACAAGCCCGACCGCGATGCCGAGAAGGTCGCGCTGGAAAAGGAAATCCGCCCCAGCAACCACGACAAGATCGAGATCAAGGCCGCGCGCCTCTCCAAGGACGGCCAGTCCGTAGAACTCGATCTGGACGGCCACAAGCCTTCCGACCAGCTCAAGGTCTCCTGGGATCTCGAGGACAAGGACGGCGAGGTCATCAAGGGCGACTACTACGGCACCTATCGCAAGGCCGGCAAGTAA
- a CDS encoding redoxin domain-containing protein — MKSLLLSFALAATAAGTAFAADPPNPPVLAIGSPVPDFSLPAIDGKTYKLEDFSKAKVLCLIFTCNHCPDAIAAAPRMEEIHQAYKDKGVAVVAINSSSPLGLTPDELGYGAHGDSFEEMPDFAKDNNWTMPYLYDGETQTLSHTVGAQSTPHVFIFGEDRKLAYTGRMDDAARKKGAVEKSYVKNAIDSLLAGTKVEEPVTRSFGCSTKWKWKEAWRKKDQENWVAKQVTMEKLDDAAAKKLRENASGNIRVINFWSTTCVPCVAELPEFVDAYRRFQNREFDFITISTDPVEDQPKATKLLQKLNAALSDKTKPSVEKEGRTTNNYIYSGSNPDKLAEAIDKEWSGALPHTVILNPKGEIVWRSAGQVEGVELRRQIVKALDDAGKP, encoded by the coding sequence ATGAAATCGCTTCTCCTCAGCTTCGCCCTCGCCGCCACTGCGGCGGGGACCGCATTCGCCGCCGATCCGCCGAACCCGCCGGTGCTGGCGATCGGTTCCCCGGTGCCGGATTTCTCGCTGCCCGCGATCGATGGCAAGACCTACAAGCTGGAAGACTTCTCCAAGGCGAAGGTGCTGTGCCTGATCTTCACCTGCAACCACTGCCCGGACGCGATCGCCGCGGCACCGCGGATGGAGGAGATCCACCAGGCCTACAAGGACAAGGGCGTGGCGGTGGTGGCGATCAATAGCAGCAGCCCGCTGGGCCTGACGCCGGACGAGCTAGGCTACGGCGCGCACGGCGATTCCTTCGAGGAGATGCCGGACTTCGCCAAGGACAACAACTGGACGATGCCCTATCTCTACGATGGCGAGACGCAGACGCTAAGCCACACGGTGGGCGCGCAATCGACGCCGCATGTCTTCATCTTCGGCGAGGACCGCAAGCTGGCCTATACGGGCCGCATGGACGATGCCGCGCGCAAGAAGGGTGCGGTGGAGAAGAGCTACGTGAAGAACGCGATCGACTCGCTGCTGGCCGGCACGAAGGTGGAGGAGCCTGTGACCCGCTCCTTCGGCTGCTCCACGAAGTGGAAGTGGAAGGAGGCATGGCGCAAGAAGGACCAGGAGAACTGGGTGGCCAAGCAGGTGACGATGGAGAAGCTGGATGACGCGGCGGCGAAGAAGCTGCGCGAGAACGCCTCCGGCAACATCCGCGTGATCAATTTCTGGTCCACCACCTGCGTGCCCTGCGTGGCGGAGCTGCCGGAATTCGTGGATGCCTACCGCCGCTTCCAGAACCGCGAGTTCGACTTCATCACCATCAGCACGGATCCGGTGGAGGACCAGCCGAAGGCGACGAAGCTGCTGCAGAAGCTGAATGCCGCGCTCTCCGACAAGACCAAGCCCTCCGTGGAGAAAGAAGGCCGGACGACGAACAACTACATCTATAGTGGCAGCAATCCCGACAAGCTGGCGGAAGCGATCGACAAGGAGTGGAGCGGCGCGCTGCCGCACACGGTGATCCTGAACCCGAAGGGCGAGATCGTGTGGCGCAGCGCCGGCCAGGTGGAAGGCGTGGAGCTCCGCCGCCAGATCGTGAAGGCGCTGGATGACGCGGGGAAACCGTGA
- a CDS encoding AAA family ATPase gives MSFSFNIPYYPGQENAKPITVELLMRGAGKSEEEIAEYLAANAAADAEAEAEIARASQPYTPAPATKKRQWLQTWTTRDFINFQAPPDFKLMGECHLTRGSLTVLGGWPGVGKSRAALALAIAGARGVPWLGHRVHARFRTLIIQCENGPHRLKEELAEALQGQGTVLDDSLLITPPPPYGLAFQEAGFRQELREKIASFKPGLVIIDPWNRAADGDKQADYRTALDSIFECLPEDPAEKPALLVIHHMRKKSGEVSRKQGRDLLHELAGSYQIGSAARCVFVLEAASNDTCDNAVVLTCCKNNDGVEGAPSAWFRRNGLFEPNPEFDMAGFLEGAETISNKGTRVPFAEIRETLQGMRGESTGRAAARLVEADVCSRATAYRVLKQFPDHIIEDSEGKLWWKEG, from the coding sequence ATGAGCTTCAGCTTCAATATCCCCTACTACCCGGGACAGGAGAACGCGAAGCCGATCACCGTGGAGTTGCTCATGCGCGGGGCGGGCAAGTCGGAGGAGGAGATCGCGGAATACTTGGCGGCCAATGCCGCGGCGGATGCGGAAGCGGAGGCGGAGATTGCGCGGGCTTCGCAGCCCTACACGCCCGCCCCGGCGACGAAGAAGCGGCAGTGGCTCCAGACTTGGACCACGCGGGACTTCATCAACTTCCAGGCACCGCCGGACTTCAAGCTGATGGGCGAGTGCCATCTCACCCGCGGCAGCCTCACCGTGCTGGGCGGTTGGCCGGGGGTGGGCAAGAGCCGGGCGGCGCTGGCGCTGGCGATCGCCGGGGCGCGGGGCGTGCCGTGGCTAGGGCACCGGGTGCATGCGCGCTTCCGCACGCTGATCATCCAGTGCGAGAACGGGCCGCACCGTCTGAAGGAAGAGCTGGCGGAGGCGCTGCAAGGGCAGGGGACCGTGCTAGACGATTCGCTGCTGATCACGCCGCCGCCGCCCTACGGGCTGGCCTTTCAGGAGGCGGGCTTCCGTCAGGAACTGCGGGAGAAGATCGCCAGCTTCAAGCCGGGGCTGGTGATCATCGATCCCTGGAACCGCGCGGCGGATGGCGACAAGCAGGCGGACTACCGCACGGCGCTGGACTCGATCTTCGAGTGCCTGCCGGAGGACCCGGCGGAGAAGCCCGCGCTGCTGGTCATCCACCACATGCGCAAGAAGAGCGGGGAAGTCAGCCGCAAGCAGGGTCGCGACCTGCTGCACGAGCTGGCAGGCAGCTACCAGATCGGCAGTGCCGCGCGCTGCGTCTTCGTGCTGGAGGCGGCGAGCAACGACACCTGCGACAACGCGGTGGTGCTGACCTGCTGCAAGAACAACGACGGCGTGGAAGGCGCGCCGAGCGCGTGGTTCCGGCGGAACGGGTTGTTCGAGCCGAATCCGGAGTTCGATATGGCGGGGTTCCTGGAGGGCGCGGAGACGATCTCCAACAAGGGCACCCGGGTTCCCTTCGCGGAGATCCGGGAGACTCTGCAGGGCATGCGAGGTGAAAGCACCGGGCGGGCGGCAGCGCGTCTCGTGGAGGCTGATGTCTGCTCGCGTGCCACGGCCTATCGTGTGCTCAAACAGTTCCCCGACCACATCATCGAGGACAGTGAGGGCAAGCTGTGGTGGAAGGAGGGCTAA
- a CDS encoding MBL fold metallo-hydrolase RNA specificity domain-containing protein — protein MRLKFCGAAGTTTGSQHLLEINGTRILLDCGLYQGRRDDSYEVNCKFPHFDPREIDVVILSHAHIDHSGNLPNLCKQGFTGNIYSTFATRDLCQIMLADSAHIQEQDTEYLNKDRAKDGLPPVKPLYMKEDAERCLRQFVTMNYERPMPVADGVTVTFYDAGHILGAAQVLLEIVDREDGGKKKRFLFSGDIGRGGNEILRDPAVVRDVDYVLMESTYGGREHELPTGATDEFGDLLNAALARRGKVMIPAFAVERTQALLYIIHQLFRTGKVQPVPVYVDSPLAVNATEIFRIHPECFNETVYKFLFEESDPFIFPDLHLIRAVDDSKKLNQVEGPCVIISASGMCEAGRIRHHLKNGLDDPRNTVLFVGYCADNTLGRAIRDGRPEVNIFGKPVKVRAQIETIDSFSGHADHSELLDWFHKITGPKKNVWLVHGEPERANALRAALANEHDGAIDVAVLGESFEI, from the coding sequence ATGAGACTGAAATTCTGCGGTGCCGCCGGCACCACTACCGGCTCCCAGCATCTGTTGGAGATCAATGGCACCCGCATCCTGCTCGATTGCGGGCTCTACCAGGGCCGCCGCGATGATAGCTACGAGGTGAACTGCAAGTTCCCGCACTTCGATCCGCGGGAGATCGATGTGGTGATACTCTCGCACGCGCACATCGACCACAGCGGGAACCTGCCAAACCTCTGCAAGCAGGGCTTCACGGGGAATATCTACTCCACCTTCGCCACCCGCGACCTGTGCCAGATCATGCTGGCGGATAGCGCGCACATCCAGGAGCAGGACACCGAGTACCTGAACAAGGACCGCGCGAAGGACGGGCTGCCGCCGGTGAAGCCGCTCTACATGAAGGAGGATGCGGAGCGCTGCCTGCGCCAGTTCGTGACGATGAACTACGAGCGCCCGATGCCGGTGGCGGATGGCGTGACGGTGACCTTCTACGATGCCGGCCACATCCTCGGGGCCGCGCAGGTTTTGTTAGAGATCGTCGATCGGGAAGACGGCGGGAAGAAGAAGCGCTTCCTCTTCTCCGGGGATATCGGGCGCGGGGGGAACGAGATCCTGCGCGATCCCGCGGTGGTGCGGGACGTGGACTACGTGCTGATGGAAAGCACCTACGGCGGTCGCGAGCACGAGCTGCCGACCGGGGCCACGGATGAATTCGGCGATCTGCTGAATGCCGCGCTGGCCCGCCGGGGCAAGGTGATGATCCCGGCCTTCGCCGTGGAGCGCACGCAGGCGCTGCTCTACATCATCCACCAGCTCTTCCGCACCGGGAAGGTGCAGCCGGTGCCGGTGTATGTGGATAGCCCGCTGGCGGTGAATGCCACGGAGATCTTCCGCATCCACCCGGAGTGCTTCAACGAGACTGTCTACAAGTTCCTCTTCGAGGAGAGCGATCCCTTCATCTTCCCGGACCTGCACCTGATCCGCGCGGTGGATGACTCCAAGAAGCTGAACCAGGTGGAAGGCCCCTGCGTGATCATCTCCGCCTCCGGCATGTGCGAGGCGGGCCGCATCCGCCACCACCTGAAGAACGGTCTGGATGACCCGCGGAATACCGTGCTCTTCGTGGGCTACTGCGCGGACAACACGCTGGGCCGCGCGATCCGCGATGGCAGGCCGGAGGTGAACATCTTCGGCAAGCCGGTGAAGGTGCGTGCGCAAATCGAGACCATCGACTCCTTCTCCGGTCACGCGGATCACTCCGAGCTGCTCGATTGGTTCCACAAGATCACCGGCCCGAAGAAGAACGTCTGGCTGGTCCACGGCGAACCCGAACGCGCGAACGCCCTGCGCGCCGCGCTGGCCAACGAGCACGACGGCGCCATCGACGTCGCGGTGCTCGGGGAGAGTTTTGAGATTTAG
- the tnpA gene encoding IS200/IS605 family transposase encodes MPQSLASLLVHLVFSTKGREPLLSDELRDDLHGYIGGIVGHHSGPLLAAGSVTDHIHLFISHPRTIAPSDLVKEIKMSSSKWIKARDKRLASFHWQHGYGMFSISPAHREALEKYIANQAEHHRTTTFQEEYRKLLSHYGMEWDERYVWD; translated from the coding sequence GTGCCGCAATCGCTTGCATCCCTCCTTGTTCATCTCGTCTTCTCGACCAAAGGCCGCGAGCCCTTGCTGTCGGATGAACTGCGCGATGACCTCCATGGCTACATCGGCGGTATCGTGGGGCATCATTCAGGCCCCCTTCTGGCGGCGGGCTCCGTGACCGATCACATCCACCTCTTCATCTCGCATCCGCGCACCATCGCGCCGTCGGATCTGGTGAAGGAGATCAAGATGAGCAGCTCGAAATGGATCAAAGCGCGGGACAAAAGGCTGGCCTCATTCCATTGGCAACATGGTTACGGCATGTTTTCCATTAGCCCTGCGCATCGGGAGGCGCTGGAGAAATACATCGCGAATCAGGCGGAGCATCATCGCACGACCACGTTCCAAGAGGAGTATCGCAAGCTCCTGAGCCATTACGGCATGGAGTGGGATGAGCGATACGTGTGGGATTGA